TCCCGAAGATATGTCCAGGAGTGTCAGGGTTTTGAGAGTAAACACCCCAGTTGCCTGTAAAGAATGGTGTCAAACCTGCTGGATGGGGTGGGGTATTTAGGAAGTTATCCCAACCTACGTGCTGACCGCGAGCTTCGGGGACAGCAACGTGAATTAAGTGACCAGCCCATGCCAATGAACTAACACCAAACAAACCTGCTAAGTGGTGGTTTAGGCGATGTTCCGCGCTCTTAAACCATGCCAAGCTAGGACGGTACTTGGGTTGCAAGTGCAGCCAACCAGCAAACAGTAATACAGCAGCGAATAATAGCAAGAACACTGAACCGTTGTACAGTTCGCCGTTATTCCGCATACCGATGGTATACCACCAATGGTAAAGACCAGAGTAGGTAATGTTTACCGGATTGCTAGCGCCCGCTTGGGTAAAAGCTTCGATCGCTGGTTTACCAAAGTGGGGGTCCCAAATCGCATGGGCGATGGGACGGATGTGAAGGGGATCTTTAATCCACTGTTCAAAGTTACCTTGCCAGGCTACGTGGAACAGGAGGCTGGATGCCCACAGGAAGATGATTGCCAAGTGACCGAAGTGAGTTGCGAAAATCTTTTGGTAAAGATTTTCTTCCGTCATGCCATCATGGGTTTCAAAATCGTTGCCTGTAGCGATCGCATACCATATCCGACGAGTCGTCGGATCCTGTGCGAGATCCTGGCTAAATTTCGGAAATTTTGTCGCCATAGGTTTAATAAATCCTCTGACCTTTAGCCATCAAATACCAGCGTTTTGAGTCCTGAGTTTTGAGTCCTGAGTTCTGAGTTTTGAGTATTTTCTCAGCACTCAGCACTCAGCACTCAGCACTCCACAACTGATTGCTACCCTACTGAAAGGATGTGTGCATGGAAGAATGCCCAGGTTGTGGCAATTCCTCCCAAGAGGTAGTGAGCTACCCCTACAGCCCGACCCTGAATAATGCTCAGAGCGCGAGGCTGAATTGCTGGTGCTACCTTCAGTTTGTTATGCGCCCAAACAATGGACTCAATCAGTTCTTGCCAGTAGCCGCGACCACTGAACAGGAACATCAAGCTGAATGCCCAGACAAAGTGAGCGCCTAAGAAGAGTAGACCATAGGCAGATAGCGCGCTGCCATAGGAATTGATGACTTGTGTAGCTTGTGCCCACAAGAAGTCTCGTAACCAACCGTTGATGGTAATGGCGCTTTGGGCGAAGTTACCACCAGTGATGTGAGTTACAGTCCCATCTGCATCTACGGTTCCCCAAACATCTGATTGCATCTTCCAGCCTGAAGTGGAAAATTACAATAGACAGGGAGTTGTACATCCAGAAAAGTCCGAGGAATACGTGATCCCAACCAGAGACTTGACAGGTACCGCCACGACCGGGGCCGTCGCAAGGGAAGCGGAAGCCCAAGTTTGCTTTGTCTGGAATCAGACGAGAGCTACGGGCGTACAGTACACCTTTGAGCAGAATTAGGACGGTGACGTGAATGGTGAAAGCGTGAATGTGGTGAATTAGGAAGTCCGCTGTGCCCAAAACAATGGGTGCAGCTGCCACTTTACCGCCAACAGCCAAGACACCGCCGCCAAAGACATAGCTAACTGGTTCTAGGGCATTAGGTGCAGTTGTACCAGGAGCCAAGGCGTGGATACCTTGTATCCACTGGGCAAATACTGGCTGCAATTGAATCCCTGTATCAGAGAACAAGTCTTGAGGACGACCCAATGCACGCATTGTGTCGTTGTGGATGTAAAGTCCAAAGCTATGGAAGCCAAGGAAAATACACACCCAGTTCAGGTGAGAAATAATCGCGTCACGGTGACGAATCACCCGATCCAGCAAGTTGTTTTGATTCACAACTGGATCGTAATCCCGCACCATGAAGATCGCAGCGTGAGCCGCTCCACCAACAATCAAGAAGCCACCAATCCAAATATGGTGAGTGAATATGCACAACTGTGTAGCGTAATCAGTTGCCAAATATGGATAGGGGGGCATCGCGTACATGTGATGCGCGATGATGATGGTCAGCGAACCCAAGAAGGCTAGGTTAGTAGCCAACTGAGCGTGCCAAGATGTGGTCAGGTTTTCGTAGAGACCTTTGTGACCTTCGCCGGTGAAAGGACCTTTGTGGTTTTCGAGGATCTCTTTAATGCTGTGACCAATACCCCAGTTGGTACGGTACTGATGTCCAGCAACGATAAAGAGAACTGCGATCGCTAAATGGTGATGAGCAATGTCAGTCATCCACAAGCCACCTGTTACCGGGTTCAGACCGCCCTTGAAGGTCAGGATGTCAGCATACTGACCCCAGTTCAAGGTGAAGAAAGGTGCTAAACCAGCAGCAAAGCTGGGATACAACTCGGTCAACAAGTCTTTGTTCAAGATGAACTCGTGGGGCAAGGGGATGTCTTTGAGAGCAACACCTGCATCCAAAAGCTTGTTGGTCGGATTGGACACGTGGATTAAGTGACCTGCCCATCCCAAGGAACCACAACCTAGCAGTACTTGCAAGTGGTGATTCAGCATCGACTCCACATTCTGGAACCATTCCAGTTTGGGAGCGCGTTTGTGGTAGTGGAACCAGCCTAGCAAATAGGAACAAGCCTGCTAATACCAATCCACCGATCGCTGTGCAGTAAAGCTGGAAGGAGTTTGTAATCCCCCAGCCACGCCATACTTGGAACAAACCGGAGGTGATTTGAATACCGTGGAAACCACCGCCAACATCACCGTTTAAAATGTCTTGCCCGACAATGGGCCAAACAACTTGGGCACTTGGTTTAACGTTCAATGGGTCGCTTAACCAAGCTTCGTAGTTAGAAAACTTCGCGCCGTGGAAAATCATCCCGCTCAACCAAACCATCACTACGGCTAAGTGGCCGAAGTGGGCTGAGAATATCTTGCGGGATATGTCTTCTAAATCGCTTGTATGTGTATCAAAATCATGGGCGAGTGCGTGCAGGTTCCAAATCCATGTGGTGGTTTTGGGACCTCTGGCTAAGGATCTGTCAAAATGTCCAGGTTTTGCCCATGCCTCAAATGAGGTTGGAACTGGGTCATTATCAACGATTACTCTTGCCTTTTTTTCCTCTCGCTCCGGAGGACTTATTGTCATTTGACCTCCTCTCTTGATAAGGAATGAGGAATCATGAATACCACAAAGTGAACCATTACCGGATACTCAGAATTTTACTGAAGCCGCGATGAAGACCCTATGTGGAGAGTTGTTTCTCGTTGAATTATAGAGTCTTCACCTGCACTTTGTTGGAGATATTTTAACAATAATTCAAACTTGGTGGAATATTGCTGGAATTCCCGCCTTATCTGCCTTTTAACGTCAAACTATTTGTCTAAAAGTCAATAGATTAACCATTTTAATTTACAAAGAATAACAATTGGTAAGTTTTATGGTTTTGCTGTATGTGTTGGGCGTTCCAGCTTTTACTACTATTACTCATGAACATTTGTGTCATCTTTCCATTGTTGTAAGTAAAAAGCTGTAAAAAGTATGACTTATTTTAAAATCTACTGAAATAGACACAGGAAAACTTAGGCGATGTGAGGTGGATTTCACCTTTTGGGCTATAGTTCCAGATGGACAGTTTGAGCGAAAATAATCTGTCAATTGTCGAAGACTATCACTGGGTGCAACGCATGAACTCGTGGCAGAAAAGGGTGTTAGAGAAGCTCGTCCCTGAGAGGTTCCCGATTCTTAGGTGGATAATGACATTGTTGCTGGTATTAAGCTTGACCAGTTGCGGCGAGAAAGTCGCTAGCCAGGAAGTATCTAATAGCTATAGAGAAAACTCTCCACAGATTTCTCAAATTTCAAAGCAATTTTCGGAAGTTTCCCCACCATCTGTTATTCAAGAACTGCGGACAATTTTGGAAGTTTATCAGCCACAAGTGACAATTGTTACTCCAAAATCTGATGAAGTTTTTCAAGATGATAAAATTACAGCCAGTTTTCAAGTTAGGGATCTACCAATATTTAAAGACCCACAATTACAATTGGGGCCACATTTACACGTAATTCTGGATAATCAACCTTATATACCTGTTTACGACCTGAATCAGCCTTTGGTTTTGCCTGACTTGTCTCCAGGTACTCATACCCTGCGCGTCTTTGCCTCTCGTCCTTGGCATGAAAGCTTTAAGAATGAAGGCGCTTATGCCCAAACAACATTTCACGTCTTCACCAAAACCGACGACAACACCCCAGATTCTAAATTACCCCTGCTAACTTACAGCCGTCCTCAAAGCACCTATGGGGCAGAGCCAATATTACTGGACTTTTATCTAACTAACGCTCCCCTACATCTGATTGAGAAGGAAAACACTAACGACGGATTTAGTGATTGGCGTATCCGCGTCACAATTAATGGTGAAAGTTTTATTTTCGATCGCTGGCAAGCTGTTTATCTTAAAGGTTTCCAAACTGGTAAAAACTGGATAAAGCTGGAATTTCTCGATAATCAGGGAAATCCTCTCAAAAATGCCTTTAATACCACAGTCCGGTTGATTGACTACCAGCCAAAGGGTAAAGACACTTTATCAAAAATTGTGAGAGGAGAACTCACAGCAGATGAGGTTCGGGGCATTGTAGATCCGAATTATAAACTTGTACCTAAACCCACACCTACCCCTTCTGTTGAAAAAACACCCCAAATACAACCGAAGCTAGAAAAACAGCCCATTCCTGAAACTGAAGTTCCCAAAGAATCTAAAACACAGCCAGAACAACCAGAATTGGAAGTTCCAACGGCTGTACCATCTCCCACCTTATCCCCGACACCATCAGAAATCATTGAGTCTCCGATACCAGAACCACAGCCAGAGGTAACGCCGACTCCTGAATCAACGCCGTTACCTGAAAAAGTTATCCCTCAACCAACAAAACCTAGATTTGGCGGATTTTTTAATCGTGGGGCTGGTAAAGTTCCCACACCACAAACAACTGTTGCACCATCTCCTAGTTTGCCACCCACGCTGCCAGAGATTATCGAGTCTCCAGCACCAGAACCACAGCCAGAGGTAACGCCGACTCCTGAATCAACGCCGTTACCTGAAAAAGTTGCGCCTCAGCCAAAAAAATCTAGATTTGGGGGATTTTTCAACCGTCAAACCAGCAAGACACCAACTCCACAAGTAACAGTTGCGCCATCTCCCAGTTTGCCACCCACGCTGCCAGAGATTATCGAGTCTCCAGCACCAGAACCACAGCCAGAGGTAACGCCGACTCCTGAATCAACGCCATTACCTAAAATAAGCGCTCCCGAAACAGAAAAACCAGAGTTAACCAAAAATACTCAACTGTAACTCTTGCGCTAAAGCCTCAACAAATGCGATCGCACCTACAGGATTTCCGATATTATCCAACCCAGGACTGTAGCAAGCGATCGCTCCCTCTCCTGGTACTATTGCTACAAGTCCACCACCAATCCCTGATTTCATTGGTAGACCAATTCTGACTGCAAACTTGGCAGAAGCTTCGTACAATCCACAAGTTAACATCACAGCATTGACAATTAGGCGGTTTTGTGATTTTAAAAAGTTATTTTCACAAGCTAGCAGTTTTCCCAACAAAGCTAAATCTTCAACTCGCCCAGATATGCAGCATACTTGCTCGTAGGTGTCAAGCGCTGTTTCAATATTTTCTAGATGTCCAGCTTCAGCGAGATAGTTTGCGATCGCTTCATTAGCTGTTGAGCGGGTTAATCGCACTGAAGCTAGCATTACCTCATCTAAGCTTAATTGGCAACCTGCTAATTGGTTGAGCCATTGACAAAATAAAAGAGTGCGTTGATTTGCGTCCTTTCCTGGTAACTTATCAGCGAGAGTGATTGCCCCACTATTAATCATAGGGTTGCGAGGGTGGGCGCGATCGCTAACTAATTGTTCTAAAGAATTGAAGGGTGCATCCGATGGTTCCACCCCAACCCACTTAAAAACCGTTTCTGCTCCAAAATGTTCCAGCAGATAAAGGAGAGAAAATGTCTTAATCACGCTCATTAGCGGGAAAATAGAAGCTATATCCCCAAAACTGATACTTTCACCCGATTTAAGACAGATATGAACTGCAAACCAAGCAGGATCGGCTTTAGCTAATTGCGGAATGCGATCGGCAACTTGTCCTCGTTCAACTTGGGTTTGAGCTAACTGCACCCAGGCTGATAACTTCGTAGTAGTTAGTTTTTCAAGTCCTTTCAAAGTGTAAACTTTTTAACAATTTATTTTTTAAACGGCAACTAACAGTATAGTCTGATATTAATGGCTGAATTTACCCCTAAGTGGTTACGCAAAATTAAATTATTTCTGTCATTGCAAGCGGCATGAAATGTAACGTCTCGTAGAGAAACAATTCCAAACATAAGAGAATTGCCTCATTTTGCTTCGCTTTATTCACAATGACAAATGTATATAGCGTTTCCTAAGTAACTGAGGTACATCTAAATCTTTTCTAACAAAATAAGCAGCTTTAAAAACGTACCTCACCAGGTCGGGAACCCCCGGACTTAATTTTACAGTACTACTTATCACACCTCAGCATTGTTTCTAAACAACAGAACTGTATTGGAGGTAGGTTTGTGAATTTATCTAAACTGTCTAAAATTCTAGGTTTAACAACAGCATTTGCAATTTCATCACAAGCTACGTTGCTAATTCAACAAAACAAGGCTCTAGCGGATATTGATCTATCTATCCTTACATCTCTTACATCTGTACTTTATACAGGCGAATACTTATTCGCTGCCACTAATCAATACTTGATTTCACCTAATGGGGTATATAAAGCTATCCAGCAATCTGATGGAAACTTTGTTCTTTATGCTTACAACACTCGTCTGTGGGCATCAAACGTTATTGACACATCAGTTTACTACACCATAATGCAAACCGACTGCAATTTAGTCAGTTATAATTATAGTCGAAACCCTGTGTGGGCAAGTAATACAGGTGGGCTTGGTTCTAATTGTCGTCTCGAAGTTCAAAATGATGGAAACTTGGTAATTTATAGAGGTGATAATATTCCTGTATGGGCAACAAATACCAACAGATAAGCTGCCTTGTTTATACCATTTATTTATGAAGCTGCATAGAAATAACCCCACCGCCTGCGCATCTCCTCGATGCTTTGAGAGGAGTGGAAGTGGTGTTTATGGTATACTTTGAGACTTTTCAAACATTTTTTAACTCGACTTTATTCAAAATTAAGAACTTAGTTCTCCTTAATAGAGAAAAAACCCTAACTTTTTAGCAAAAACTTTTTCGATGTCACTGAATTCACGGTGAAATCTAAATAGGACTTACACAAATTATCTCTCAAACTCTGTTTCTCCGTGCCCTCTCTCTGTGCCTCTATGGTTCGTTATTCCGTAACTCGTGCATAAGTCCTACTAAAAAGTAAAAATAATACCCCATATAGGTTTTAGCATTAGCATTAGTGCAACGACTCTGTAGGAGTATCGCGTTGCTAGAAAATGGATAAAGTCGAGCTTAATTACGAATTACCAATTAGTATGATTCCCCGTGTCAGAGCGCCAGAATTACCGCGAAATTATTTTTGGCTCAATACCGATAAACCATTGTCTCTTAAACAACTTAAGGGTAGAGTCGTAATTTTAGACTTTTGGACATACTGCTGCATTAATTGTCTGCATATTCTGCCAAACCTGAAATATTTAGAACAAAAATATAAAGATAGCCTTACTATTATCGGCGTTCACTCTGCCAAATTTGAAAATGAAAAAGAAACAGAAAATATTCGCCAAGCTATTCTGCGCTATGACATTGAACATCCAGTTGTAGTTGACAAAGGTTTTCGGATTTGGGAAGAGTATGCTGTGCGTGCTTGGCCTACGTTAATAATTATCGATCCAGAAGGTTACGTGATTGGCCAGATTTCTGGTGAAGGAAACCGTGATACTTTAGACGAGTTGATTCAAAAGTTAATTCAGCAACACCAAAACAAAGGCACAATTAATTTCCAAGAAATAAGTTTAACTTTAGAAAAACAGCGCCAACCATTAATCACACCTTTAGCTTTTCCTGGTAAAGTTCTAGCTACTCAAGCAGGTTTATTCATCGCTGACTCTGGACATCACCGCCTAGTTATGAGTAGCTTTGATGGGGAAATTTTACAATTAATTGGGACTGGACAATCTGGCTTAACCGATGGTGCTTTTAACGAAGCGCAATTCTTTGCACCGCAAGGAATGGCTTATGATGCCGAAAATCAGATTCTTTACGTTGCTGATACAGAAA
This portion of the Nostoc sp. GT001 genome encodes:
- the glsA gene encoding glutaminase A, with translation MKGLEKLTTTKLSAWVQLAQTQVERGQVADRIPQLAKADPAWFAVHICLKSGESISFGDIASIFPLMSVIKTFSLLYLLEHFGAETVFKWVGVEPSDAPFNSLEQLVSDRAHPRNPMINSGAITLADKLPGKDANQRTLLFCQWLNQLAGCQLSLDEVMLASVRLTRSTANEAIANYLAEAGHLENIETALDTYEQVCCISGRVEDLALLGKLLACENNFLKSQNRLIVNAVMLTCGLYEASAKFAVRIGLPMKSGIGGGLVAIVPGEGAIACYSPGLDNIGNPVGAIAFVEALAQELQLSIFG